CCTGCGGCCTCGGCCGCGTGCGCGAGTACGCTCAGAATGCCCACCGGTCCCTCGTAGGTGCTCTTCTCGAGGTCGAGGGACTGGCGCAGCTGCTCGTTGTCGCTGCCGGCGAAGACGGAGATCGGGCGGGTGTGCGGGACATCCGACATCATCGAGCCGAGGGCGACGAAGCCGGTGACGTCCTCCCGGAGGGCCGCGTCGATGATCTCGGAGGCGAACGCCTGCCAGGCGCGCGCCGGCTCGACACCGGTGAGGAGCCAGAGCTGGGTGCCGCGGGTCTGCCGGACCGGCCGGAGGAGACTCGTCTCGGGCCAGGAGAGCTTCCGCCGTCCCTCGCCGTCGATGGAAACCTGGGGTCGGGTGTACTGGTAGTCGAAGTACAGCTCCGGGTCGACGGAGAAGACGGATTCGTAGCCGTCCGTCCCGCGGATCTGCGCCAGGGCCGACGACGCGGCCTCTCCCGCGTCGTTCCATCCGTCGAACGCCGCGACGATCACCCTGCGTCCCAGACCCTCCACAGGACCTCCCTCGGCCCGCCGGCGCGGGCTGCTACCCAGGATAGGCGTCGCGTGGGCCGGACGGGGGCGCCCGGTAGCCTTGAGCAGTGCATTCCCCCTCCCTCGCCGCCGTCCTCTGGGACATGGACGGCACACTGGTCGACACCGAGCCCTACTGGATGGCGGCGGAGACTCCGCTGGTCGAACGCTTCGGCGGGACCTGGTCTCACGAGCAGGCACTGGGCCTGGTGGGCCTGGGACTGGAGGAATCGGCACGCATCTTCCAGAACGCCGGTGTGCGGATGGGGATCCACGAGATCATCGATCACCTCACCGACGAGGTGATGCGACAGCTCGCCGTCACCGGCGTGCCGTTCCGCCCCGGCGCCCAGGAACTGCTGCGAGATCTCAAGGCCAACGGCGTCAAGACGGCCCTCGTCACCATGTCCATGCGCCGGATGGCGACCACCGTGGTGGAGCTCATCGACTTCCCGGCGTTCGACGTCGTCATCGCCGGAGACGACGCGACCCGCCCCAAGCCCTTCCCCGATCCGTACCTGCAGGCGTGCGACCTTCTCGGCGTCGCCCCGGCGGACACGGTCGCGATCGAGGATTCCCCCAACGGACTGCGCTCGGCCGTCGCGTCGGGCGCCTCCGTGATCGGGGTGCCGCTGATGGTCTCCCTCACCGGGGCGGGGGCGCACACGATCTGGGAGAGCTTGGAAGGGCGCACCACGGCGGACCTGCAGGCGTTCCACACCTTCCGCATCGCCCGCGAAGGCGCCCACGCATGAGCGGCCGGTGGAGCGGACCCTTCCGCGTCGGCGAGCGGGTGCAGCTGACCGGACCCAAGGGGCGACTGCACACGGTCACCCTCCGAGAGGACGGGGAGCTGCACACGCATCACGGCGTCCTCGCCCACCGCGACATCATCGGCATCCCCGACGGTTCCGTGGTCGTCGGCAGCGGGGGGCACGAATACCTCGCCCTTCGACCGCTGCTGCGCGACTTCGTCATGTCCATGCCCCGGGGTGCGGCGATCGTCTATCCGAAGGATGCCGCGCAGATCGTCGCCGACGCCGACATCTTCCCCGGTGCCACCGTGGTCGAGGCCGGCGTCGGTTCCGGCGCACTGGCGCTCTGGCTCCTGCGCGCGATCGGACCGGAAGGGCGGCTGGTCTCCTTCGAACGGCGGGCGGACTTCGCCGAGGTCGCGCGCGCGAACGTCGCGACGTTCCTGGGTGAGGAGCCGCCCGCGTGGCGCGTGGTCGTCGGCGACCTCGTCGACGAGCTGCCGCAGAACCTGGAGAACGGCACCGTCGACCGCGTCGTCCTCGACATGCTCGCGCCCTGGGACTGCATCGACGCGGTCGCCGATGCGCTCGTCCCCGGCGGCGTCGTCATCTGCTACGTCGCCACCGCGACGCAGCTGAGCCGGGTCGCGGAGTACATCCGCGGCACCGGCCTGTTCACCGACCCCGAGGCCAACGAGACCATGGTGCGCGGCTGGCACGTCGAAGGACTCGCTGTGCGCCCCGATCACCGGATGGTCGCCCACACCGGCTTCCTGCTCACCGCCCGCCGGCTCGCCCCGGGCGCCGTGCTCCCCGAGCGCAAGCGCCGGGCGTCGAAGTCGAGCTACGGCGATGAAGACGTCGAGCTGTGGACGCCGGGCGCCGTGGGCGACCGGGAGATCACCGACAAGAATCTGCGCAAACGCGTCCGCGAGGCGCAGCGCGCCGCCGATGCCCGCACAGGGGGCGCCCAGGGGTCCGCCTAAACTAGCCGGGTGCGAAAACTCCCCGCTCTGCTCGCCGTCGTCGGCCTGTCCGCGCTGACCCTGGTCGGATGCACCAGCGTCCCGGCTGCGGGATGCGACCGGCCCGCGTCATCCGGATCTTCTCTCGACTCCCTCGTCACCGTCGACGGTGACCTGGGGAGCGCCCCCGAGGTCGAGCTGTACACGCCGTTCCAGGTCCGCTCGACCTCTCACACCGACCTCGAGGCCGGCAACGGAGCAGCGCTGACCGCGACCGAGCAGGCGGCTCTGCTGGATGTCACCATCGTCAGCGGCGAGACCGGTGAAGTGCTCATCCAGACCCCCTACGACGACGACATCGCCCGCGTGGCGCCGATGTCGCAGTGGTACACCCCGATCCCTGCTCTGGAAGACGCGCTGGAGTGCGCGACCGAGGGGTCGCGCGTGGTCGTCGGCCTCGCGCCCGGCGACATCCTGCCGGAGGCGGCGGCCAGCATCGGTCTCGCCGAGGATGAGTCGGCGGTCGCCGTCATCGACGTCCGCAAGGCCTATCTGCCCCGGGCTGCGGGCGCACTGCAGTTCAACGCCGGCTTCAACCTCCCCTCCGTCGTCCGCGCCGCCGACGGCACACCCGGTGTGATCGTCCCGGACGCCGCTGCGCCGAGCGACCTCGTCGTGGAGACCCTCATCCGTGGTGACGGGCCCGAGGTGACCGGCGACGTGCCGGTGCGCGTTGCCTACACCGGCGTGCTGTGGGATGACAAGACGGTGTTCGATTCCTCCTGGGGCCAGGCACCGGTCTCGTTCGCGCTCGACGACGTCGTTCCCGGTTTCGCCGCGGGGCTGGAGGGCCAGACGGTCGGATCGCAGGTGATGGTCGTCGTTCCGCCGGACCAGGGGTACGGCGACGCGGGCCAGGGGAGCATTCCCGGTGGCGCGACCCTGGTGTTCGTCGTGGACATCCTCGGACTCGACGAGATCTCCTGACCTCCGCGCCTTCCGGATCTTCGCCCAGCCGCGCCTAGGATGAGGGGGTGCCGGCGAACACCCCTACGAAGAATCCGCCGGAGGAGCGCCTGGTCAACCTCGTGGTCGCCCTCATGGCGACGGAGCAGGGACTGACCAAGGACACGATCCTCCGCTCGGTCTCGGGCTATCGCGAGCACACCGAATCCGGCGCGTCGAAGGACGCACTGGAGAAGATGTTCGAACGGGACAAGGAGAACCTCCGCGGCCTCGGCGTTCCCATCGAGACGATCGGCGACTTCGCCGATCCCGACGATCTGCGCGACGCGCGGTATCGGGTGCCGAAGTCGGAGTACTCCCTTCCCGAGGACATCGACTTCACGCCCGCCGAACTGGCGCTGCTGAACCTCGCCGGGGAGGTGTGGAGCGAGGGGTCGCTGTCGGCCGAGGCCCGCAGCGGTCTGCGCAAGATCCGTGCCCTCGGCATCGACGTCGATGAGCCGATCATCGGATACTCGCCGCGCATCAGCGCCCGCGAGCCCTCGTTCCCTGTGCTGCAGCGCGCCATCGAGCAGAGTCGCGTGGTGACCTTCCCCTACGTGCGCCCCGGGGACGAGAACGAGCGGCTGCGACGGGTCAGACCCCTTGCCCTCGTCGAGTACGAGGCCCGATGGCACGTGTTCGGACGCGACCTGAATCTCGACGCCGATCGCACCTTCCTCCTCAGCCGCATCGTCGGGGACGTCGCCGTCACCCGCGACACCTTCGACCCGGCGCTGCGCGACGGCGCGGGTGAGAGGGCGCTGGCGGAACTGCAGGACCTTGCTGAACGCCAGCTCGCCCACCTCGAGGTCGACCCCGGCACCGAGGCGGCGCTGCGCCTCGCCCGTCGGGGACGCCCGGCCGGTCAGGGGATCCACGTGCCGTTCGTCGACGTCCACGTTCTCGCCGACGAGCTGGCCTCGTACGGCCCCGAGGTGCGGGTGGTCGCTCCCGAGGGACTGCGCGCGCTCGTCATCTCCCGCCTGCGGGGGGCGCTCGCGCGCCACGACGGCGTGCCGGGGGGCGTCTCGTGAGCGCGCGACGTCCACTGGTGGCCACGGACCGGGCAGCGCTCATCCTGCAGCTGGTGCCCTACCTCATCAGCAAGGGCGAGGTGTCGATCGCCGAGGCCGCAGAAGAATTCGATGTGACCCCCGACGAGATGCGCAACATGGTGCAGAAGCTCACCGTCATCGGACTTCCGGGCGAACGGGGCTACTGGCAGATGGCGAACGACCTGTTCGACATCGACTGGGATCTCCTCGACACCCGGGACGTCATCGCCATCACGCACTCCGTCGGCCTCGAGCGGTCTCCGCGACTGACCGCTCGCGAGGCGGCTGCACTCGTCGCGGGACTTCAGCTCGCACGCACCATCCCGGGAGTCGGCGACACCGAGGTGTACAGCGGTCTCCTCGCCAAGCTCTCGCAGGGGGCGTCGGCCAAACCGGCCGACGTCATCGTCGCGCCGAGCCCCGTCGACGACGTGCGCGAGGCGGTGGCGGTCGCCCTGCGCGAGCGTGTCGCCGTCACCTTCACCTACAAGGCGCCCGAGTCGGAGCCGACCACCCGCACGGTCGACCCGGTCAAGGTGCACATCGCCGA
The Microbacterium sp. SLBN-154 DNA segment above includes these coding regions:
- a CDS encoding PAC2 family protein, coding for MEGLGRRVIVAAFDGWNDAGEAASSALAQIRGTDGYESVFSVDPELYFDYQYTRPQVSIDGEGRRKLSWPETSLLRPVRQTRGTQLWLLTGVEPARAWQAFASEIIDAALREDVTGFVALGSMMSDVPHTRPISVFAGSDNEQLRQSLDLEKSTYEGPVGILSVLAHAAEAAGIPTASLWASVPHYVAGHTPSPKATLALLDRLEDLTGAQVPRGDLSTEAAAWEASIDAAAADDEEMTEYIRQLERTRDTWDSPEASGDAIAQEFERYLRRRGDGPTKPGRDDPRRS
- a CDS encoding HAD family hydrolase, whose protein sequence is MHSPSLAAVLWDMDGTLVDTEPYWMAAETPLVERFGGTWSHEQALGLVGLGLEESARIFQNAGVRMGIHEIIDHLTDEVMRQLAVTGVPFRPGAQELLRDLKANGVKTALVTMSMRRMATTVVELIDFPAFDVVIAGDDATRPKPFPDPYLQACDLLGVAPADTVAIEDSPNGLRSAVASGASVIGVPLMVSLTGAGAHTIWESLEGRTTADLQAFHTFRIAREGAHA
- a CDS encoding tRNA (adenine-N1)-methyltransferase, encoding MSGRWSGPFRVGERVQLTGPKGRLHTVTLREDGELHTHHGVLAHRDIIGIPDGSVVVGSGGHEYLALRPLLRDFVMSMPRGAAIVYPKDAAQIVADADIFPGATVVEAGVGSGALALWLLRAIGPEGRLVSFERRADFAEVARANVATFLGEEPPAWRVVVGDLVDELPQNLENGTVDRVVLDMLAPWDCIDAVADALVPGGVVICYVATATQLSRVAEYIRGTGLFTDPEANETMVRGWHVEGLAVRPDHRMVAHTGFLLTARRLAPGAVLPERKRRASKSSYGDEDVELWTPGAVGDREITDKNLRKRVREAQRAADARTGGAQGSA
- a CDS encoding FKBP-type peptidyl-prolyl cis-trans isomerase, which produces MRKLPALLAVVGLSALTLVGCTSVPAAGCDRPASSGSSLDSLVTVDGDLGSAPEVELYTPFQVRSTSHTDLEAGNGAALTATEQAALLDVTIVSGETGEVLIQTPYDDDIARVAPMSQWYTPIPALEDALECATEGSRVVVGLAPGDILPEAAASIGLAEDESAVAVIDVRKAYLPRAAGALQFNAGFNLPSVVRAADGTPGVIVPDAAAPSDLVVETLIRGDGPEVTGDVPVRVAYTGVLWDDKTVFDSSWGQAPVSFALDDVVPGFAAGLEGQTVGSQVMVVVPPDQGYGDAGQGSIPGGATLVFVVDILGLDEIS
- a CDS encoding helix-turn-helix transcriptional regulator, which translates into the protein MPANTPTKNPPEERLVNLVVALMATEQGLTKDTILRSVSGYREHTESGASKDALEKMFERDKENLRGLGVPIETIGDFADPDDLRDARYRVPKSEYSLPEDIDFTPAELALLNLAGEVWSEGSLSAEARSGLRKIRALGIDVDEPIIGYSPRISAREPSFPVLQRAIEQSRVVTFPYVRPGDENERLRRVRPLALVEYEARWHVFGRDLNLDADRTFLLSRIVGDVAVTRDTFDPALRDGAGERALAELQDLAERQLAHLEVDPGTEAALRLARRGRPAGQGIHVPFVDVHVLADELASYGPEVRVVAPEGLRALVISRLRGALARHDGVPGGVS
- a CDS encoding helix-turn-helix transcriptional regulator, with protein sequence MSARRPLVATDRAALILQLVPYLISKGEVSIAEAAEEFDVTPDEMRNMVQKLTVIGLPGERGYWQMANDLFDIDWDLLDTRDVIAITHSVGLERSPRLTAREAAALVAGLQLARTIPGVGDTEVYSGLLAKLSQGASAKPADVIVAPSPVDDVREAVAVALRERVAVTFTYKAPESEPTTRTVDPVKVHIADGQWYLQGWCHLRQAMRTFHLDRVSDLRITDIPSTHSEDAAPGWFEPTDGGGEVIARIRFRASLAPLLGDYLDRATVVRNGDEAIATLRVADETTLRRLAARRGGVVEIVSPEGARRAAAEWARAGLAQYTERADPPPAGS